From one Dermacentor variabilis isolate Ectoservices chromosome 3, ASM5094787v1, whole genome shotgun sequence genomic stretch:
- the LOC142576301 gene encoding uncharacterized protein LOC142576301, whose protein sequence is MLGNAAFRLHLMLLLSAWTDFHVILYAVACMPHQHRRRWIRSAYMKALVHARGLAMCPAVNDLAVMQGSLLEKEWKQRGVWMKTRPNDWWDRIVAAEFTDEDWRDNFKMSRASFSELVLLLEPFMSSKT, encoded by the exons ATGCTTGGGAATGCAGCATTCCGTCTCCACCTTATGCTACTTTTGTCGGCATGGACcgactttcacgtcatcttgtACGCTGTCGCCTGCATGCCGCATCAGCATCGACGTCGTTGGATCCGGTCGGCCTACATGAAAGCACTTGTGCACGCAAGAGGGTTGGCAATGTGCCCTGCCGTCAACGATTTGGCTGTCATGCAAG GGTCTTTGCTGGAAAAAGAATGGAAGCAGAGAGGTGTCTGGATGAAGACTCGTCCTAATGACTGGTGGGACCGCATCGTGGCAGCAGAGTTCACCGACGAGGACTGGAGAGATAACTTTAAAATGAGCCGAGCTTCATTCAGCGAACTTGTTTTACTTTTGGAACCATTCATGTCGTCAAAGACATAA